One window from the genome of Oceaniferula flava encodes:
- a CDS encoding restriction endonuclease: MTIPTYQEFMLPVLQVLEKAPEPLHHKEFCEGACDLLGVPDDVRKEMLPAGGQTYVYNRTGWASWYMQQAGLVEKPKRAYLKITDAGRELLKTKPQSIDNKLLANYPSFVEKVIKKKPENKPVPDGAGDTEQTPDEQIITAFKDLNDTLADNLRETMATMSPYRFEQLVVDLLFAMGYGGSREEAATVTQKSNDGGIDGIINEDRLGLDVIYIQAKRYQSTIGSKEIQSFVGALAGKQANKGVFITTSDYSRAALSYAETVTQKVILINGSRLADLMIEHNIGVSTQRTIAIKRIDTDYFEEN; the protein is encoded by the coding sequence ATGACCATACCCACCTATCAAGAATTCATGCTACCTGTGCTACAGGTGCTCGAAAAAGCCCCTGAGCCACTTCATCATAAGGAATTTTGTGAAGGGGCCTGTGACTTGCTAGGCGTCCCTGATGATGTTCGCAAGGAGATGCTGCCCGCTGGTGGGCAGACCTACGTATACAACCGCACAGGCTGGGCGTCATGGTACATGCAGCAAGCTGGGCTGGTAGAGAAACCCAAGCGTGCATATTTAAAAATTACTGATGCAGGTAGAGAACTACTGAAAACCAAACCTCAATCCATCGATAACAAATTGTTGGCTAACTACCCGTCATTTGTGGAGAAGGTCATCAAGAAAAAGCCGGAAAACAAACCAGTGCCAGATGGCGCAGGCGACACCGAACAAACACCTGATGAGCAAATCATTACTGCCTTCAAAGACCTCAATGATACTTTGGCTGATAATTTGAGGGAAACTATGGCCACGATGAGCCCATACAGGTTCGAGCAGCTTGTGGTCGATTTACTATTTGCCATGGGCTACGGAGGTTCACGCGAGGAAGCCGCCACCGTGACTCAGAAGTCAAATGATGGAGGTATTGACGGAATAATCAATGAAGACCGCTTGGGTCTCGATGTCATCTACATTCAGGCTAAACGCTACCAATCGACAATCGGCAGCAAGGAAATCCAGAGTTTCGTAGGAGCCTTGGCTGGCAAGCAGGCAAACAAAGGGGTATTCATTACCACAAGTGATTACTCTCGGGCTGCATTGAGCTACGCTGAAACCGTGACCCAAAAAGTGATTTTGATTAATGGCTCCCGCCTCGCGGATCTGATGATTGAACACAACATTGGGGTATCGACACAACGCACGATAGCAATAAAACGAATTGATACGGATTACTTCGAAGAGAACTAA
- a CDS encoding endonuclease/exonuclease/phosphatase family protein, which produces MRILSWNLQHGGGSRIERLSKALVSYDADVILLNEYRHNKAGADLRARLTEAGYAYQSEPHAEPRQNIIFAASRQPFEATTFPGQLSDPELGDYTARVLLVRIGDLNIFGVYMPSMKFKRPVFDFLLRLSERYLTEDSLIMGDLNTGRHYEDEAGATFVSTSQFEALLAQGWIDTWRSRNPEAREFTWFSRGYNNGFRLDHALASPSLDKKVEDAFYSHKEREDGVTDHSLMILDIKSPIY; this is translated from the coding sequence ATGCGTATTCTCTCATGGAACCTTCAACACGGCGGAGGAAGCCGTATCGAGCGACTGAGCAAGGCGCTTGTGTCATACGATGCCGACGTCATTCTGCTCAACGAGTATAGGCACAACAAGGCAGGGGCCGACCTTCGCGCCAGGCTAACAGAAGCAGGCTACGCCTACCAGAGCGAACCGCACGCAGAGCCACGCCAAAACATCATCTTTGCTGCTTCACGGCAACCATTCGAGGCTACCACCTTTCCGGGGCAGCTTTCTGACCCTGAACTCGGCGACTATACCGCACGCGTCCTCTTAGTCCGTATCGGAGACCTCAACATCTTCGGGGTTTACATGCCGAGCATGAAATTCAAGCGTCCTGTGTTCGATTTCTTACTGCGGCTCTCTGAGCGTTATCTAACTGAGGACTCCCTAATCATGGGTGACCTCAATACGGGTCGCCACTATGAAGACGAAGCAGGCGCAACTTTCGTTTCCACGTCTCAGTTTGAAGCTTTGCTTGCACAGGGCTGGATCGACACATGGCGAAGTCGCAACCCAGAAGCCAGAGAGTTCACGTGGTTTTCCCGTGGCTACAACAATGGGTTCAGGCTTGACCACGCCTTAGCGAGTCCCTCACTGGACAAGAAAGTAGAAGATGCATTCTACTCCCACAAGGAGCGCGAAGATGGTGTCACCGATCACTCTCTGATGATTTTAGACATCAAGTCACCCATATACTAA
- a CDS encoding SOS response-associated peptidase, producing MCSVYEFGRGKKMAGVKAPVSGLDDFADAVKLVRRTDSAPVVLGGDEAQVMRWGFERKGLGVVNNTRSDNLDSPMWREAFAERRCLIPVLAFYEWSGAKGHKRTHRFTSPDGGLLWMAGIWEESQELGRCFSMLTTESNTLMEPIHNRMPAVLTPAECDYYLKGHMETFRPKPDLLEVTDAANPLLKNKPSHIQDELF from the coding sequence ATGTGCAGCGTCTATGAATTTGGCAGAGGTAAGAAGATGGCGGGAGTGAAAGCACCTGTCAGCGGCTTGGATGACTTTGCGGACGCGGTTAAGCTTGTAAGGCGCACAGACTCCGCACCCGTCGTGCTGGGCGGTGACGAGGCTCAGGTGATGCGCTGGGGCTTCGAGCGGAAAGGTCTCGGTGTGGTGAACAATACCCGAAGTGACAACCTGGACAGCCCGATGTGGCGTGAGGCATTTGCAGAGCGCCGCTGCCTGATCCCCGTATTGGCGTTCTACGAGTGGTCAGGGGCAAAGGGGCACAAACGCACCCACCGCTTCACTAGCCCCGATGGAGGCTTGTTGTGGATGGCTGGCATATGGGAGGAATCACAGGAGCTTGGCAGGTGCTTCTCCATGCTGACCACGGAGTCCAACACACTGATGGAACCGATCCATAATCGGATGCCAGCAGTCCTCACTCCAGCCGAGTGCGATTATTACCTCAAAGGGCATATGGAGACATTTCGCCCCAAACCAGATTTGCTAGAGGTGACGGATGCCGCCAATCCACTGCTGAAGAACAAACCGTCACATATCCAGGACGAGTTATTTTAG